The following coding sequences are from one Pseudomonas mendocina window:
- a CDS encoding TRAP transporter large permease subunit, producing the protein MAEFMAILLFVSICVVLMAGYPVAFTLAGVSLLFAGIGVLTGTFDPGYLSALPNRLFGIMNNQTMLAVPLFVFMGVMLEKSKVAEDLLESMSRLFGSLRGGLIISVCVVGALLAASTGIVGATVVTMGLLALPTLLKRGYDPGIATGTLAATGTLGQIIPPSIVLVLLGDVMSSAYQQAQLKMGIFSPKTVSVGDLFMGALIPGLMLVGLYVLYLVVMIFIKPEKMPAIPKEELGEVEWGKLLGALVPPLALIVIVLGSILAGFATPTEAAAIGAVGATLLALFKGQLNLGQLRSVAHGTTDITCMVFLILIGASLFSLIFRGFGGEHLIEEVFHSLPGGVLGAFFLVMLVIFLLGFILDFIEIIFVVVPIVGPVLLAMGLDPIWLGVMIALNLQTSFLTPPLGFSLFYLRGVTPRSVTTGTMYRGVIPFIGIQLLMLVIAYLFPGIITWLPEQIYGK; encoded by the coding sequence ATGGCTGAGTTCATGGCGATTCTGCTGTTCGTCAGCATCTGTGTGGTGCTGATGGCGGGTTATCCGGTGGCCTTCACGCTGGCTGGTGTCTCCTTGTTGTTCGCCGGCATCGGTGTGCTGACTGGCACCTTCGACCCGGGCTATCTGAGCGCCCTGCCGAACCGCCTGTTCGGCATCATGAACAACCAGACCATGCTGGCTGTGCCGCTGTTCGTGTTCATGGGCGTGATGCTGGAAAAGTCCAAGGTCGCCGAAGACCTGCTGGAATCCATGTCCCGTCTGTTCGGTAGCCTGCGTGGCGGCCTGATCATCTCGGTCTGCGTGGTGGGCGCCCTGCTCGCTGCTTCGACCGGTATCGTCGGTGCTACCGTGGTGACCATGGGCCTGCTGGCCCTGCCGACCCTGCTCAAGCGCGGTTACGATCCAGGTATCGCCACCGGTACGCTGGCGGCCACTGGCACCCTGGGTCAGATCATTCCGCCGTCGATCGTACTGGTGCTGCTGGGCGACGTGATGTCCAGCGCCTACCAGCAGGCGCAGCTGAAGATGGGCATCTTCTCGCCGAAGACCGTATCGGTGGGCGACCTGTTCATGGGCGCGCTGATCCCTGGTCTGATGCTGGTCGGCCTGTACGTGCTGTATCTGGTCGTGATGATCTTCATCAAGCCGGAGAAGATGCCGGCGATTCCCAAGGAAGAGCTGGGCGAGGTGGAGTGGGGCAAGCTGCTCGGCGCCCTGGTTCCGCCGCTGGCGCTGATCGTCATCGTGCTCGGTTCGATCCTTGCCGGTTTCGCTACGCCGACCGAGGCAGCAGCCATCGGTGCCGTGGGTGCGACCCTGCTGGCGCTGTTCAAGGGGCAGCTCAATCTGGGACAACTGCGCAGCGTTGCGCACGGCACCACCGACATCACCTGCATGGTGTTCCTGATCCTGATTGGTGCTTCGCTGTTCTCCCTGATCTTCCGCGGCTTTGGTGGCGAGCATCTGATCGAGGAAGTATTCCACTCGCTGCCAGGCGGCGTGCTGGGTGCGTTCTTCCTGGTGATGCTGGTGATCTTCCTGCTCGGCTTCATCCTCGACTTCATCGAAATCATCTTCGTGGTGGTGCCGATCGTAGGTCCAGTGCTGCTGGCCATGGGGCTCGACCCGATCTGGCTGGGCGTGATGATCGCGCTGAACCTGCAGACGTCCTTCCTCACCCCGCCGCTGGGTTTCTCGCTGTTCTACCTGCGCGGTGTCACGCCACGTTCGGTGACCACCGGCACCATGTACCGCGGCGTGATTCCCTTCATTGGCATCCAGTTGCTGATGCTGGTGATCGCCTACCTGTTCCCAGGCATCATCACCTGGCTGCCGGAACAGATTTACGGCAAGTGA
- a CDS encoding sigma-70 family RNA polymerase sigma factor: protein MHCLYRDHAGWLQSWLRKRLGDRQRAEDISHDTFVRLIASTVAHPLREPRSFLATVAKRVMVDHLRRRSLEQAYLEALTQEPELQECSPEQRLLMLETLLQLDAMLDGLGTKVRQAFLFAQLEGLSYAEIAQRLEVSVSSVTKYMAKATTQCLLFALDAEG from the coding sequence ATGCACTGCCTCTATCGCGATCACGCCGGCTGGCTGCAGAGCTGGCTGCGCAAGCGCCTGGGCGACCGGCAGCGCGCGGAGGACATTTCCCATGACACGTTCGTACGCCTGATCGCTTCCACCGTGGCTCATCCATTACGCGAGCCGCGCAGCTTTCTGGCGACCGTGGCCAAGCGGGTGATGGTCGATCACCTGCGTCGACGCAGCCTGGAGCAGGCCTACCTGGAAGCCCTGACGCAGGAGCCCGAGTTGCAGGAATGCTCGCCGGAACAGCGCCTGCTGATGCTGGAAACCCTGCTGCAACTCGATGCCATGCTCGACGGCCTCGGCACCAAGGTGCGCCAGGCGTTTCTGTTCGCGCAGCTGGAAGGCCTGAGCTATGCCGAAATCGCCCAGCGCCTGGAGGTTTCCGTCAGTTCGGTGACCAAGTACATGGCCAAGGCCACCACTCAGTGCCTGTTGTTCGCCCTGGATGCCGAAGGGTGA
- a CDS encoding D-hexose-6-phosphate mutarotase, with amino-acid sequence MSTAQVECVELDQLTCWRIRAAESELLVAQQGAQILSYQQGDQPPLIWLSPDAAYKGGQSVRGGVPICWPWFGDLRRNPQAVQAHYQQDEAPAHGLVRALDWELLGIDEEDDAVTLRFAYDTRDQPLAGWPRDAGLSFVVRLAQDLSMSLETHNRSDTPLVLSQALHTYFAVSDVRQVSVEGLEGCRYLDTLQGWQELRQQGEPTFGAETDRIYLDTPARLSIVDPGWKRRIHLDARGSRSAVLWNPWVDKAQRLSQFPDDAWQDMLCIETANLMEDIVQLQSDERHRLELRLSSEPLRP; translated from the coding sequence ATGAGCACTGCCCAAGTCGAATGCGTGGAACTGGATCAACTGACCTGCTGGCGGATTCGTGCCGCCGAGAGCGAATTACTGGTTGCTCAGCAGGGCGCGCAGATTCTCAGCTACCAGCAGGGTGACCAGCCGCCGTTGATCTGGTTGAGCCCGGATGCTGCTTATAAAGGTGGCCAGAGCGTGCGCGGCGGTGTGCCGATCTGCTGGCCCTGGTTCGGCGACCTGCGGCGCAATCCACAGGCCGTGCAGGCGCACTACCAGCAGGACGAGGCGCCGGCCCACGGGCTGGTGCGGGCGCTGGACTGGGAACTGCTGGGGATCGACGAGGAAGACGATGCGGTGACTCTGCGTTTCGCCTACGACACGCGTGATCAGCCATTGGCGGGATGGCCCCGCGATGCCGGTCTGAGCTTCGTCGTGCGCTTGGCGCAGGATCTCAGCATGAGTCTGGAAACCCACAACCGCAGCGATACGCCTCTGGTTCTTAGCCAGGCGTTGCACACCTATTTTGCCGTCAGCGATGTGCGCCAAGTCAGCGTCGAAGGGCTGGAGGGCTGTCGCTATCTCGATACCCTGCAAGGCTGGCAGGAACTGCGCCAGCAGGGCGAGCCGACCTTTGGCGCAGAGACGGATCGTATCTATCTCGACACGCCGGCTCGCTTGAGCATCGTCGATCCTGGCTGGAAGCGGCGTATTCACCTGGATGCCCGCGGTTCGCGTTCGGCGGTGCTGTGGAACCCTTGGGTCGACAAGGCGCAGCGGTTGTCGCAGTTCCCCGACGATGCCTGGCAGGACATGCTGTGTATCGAGACGGCCAACCTGATGGAGGATATCGTGCAGCTGCAGTCCGACGAACGGCACCGGCTCGAACTGCGTCTTTCCAGCGAACCGTTGCGTCCCTGA
- a CDS encoding DUF1328 domain-containing protein: MLSWAITFLIIAIVAAVLGFGGIAGTATGIAKILFVVFLVLFVISFIMGRRPRL; the protein is encoded by the coding sequence ATGCTGAGCTGGGCAATTACCTTCCTGATCATCGCCATTGTCGCTGCTGTACTGGGCTTCGGTGGTATCGCCGGCACCGCTACCGGGATCGCCAAGATTCTGTTCGTGGTCTTCCTGGTGCTGTTCGTCATCTCGTTCATCATGGGCCGTCGCCCACGTTTGTAA
- a CDS encoding TRAP transporter small permease subunit, producing MSDKPSIPLKLAYLIDGLNGWLGRIIAWFTLFLVLGTAVVVVLRYGFGIGATALQEGVLYAHALVFMGAAAWVLQRNGHVRVDIFFQKFSGRRQAVVELLGSLFLLLPVCLYLGWASWDYVTNSWATKEISNETGGLRFVYLQKSIILLLAVGMSLQGLSNLIKAAYVIAGRIPAPEVKHG from the coding sequence ATGTCCGACAAGCCTTCAATCCCCCTCAAGCTTGCATACCTCATTGACGGCCTTAATGGCTGGCTCGGCAGAATAATCGCTTGGTTCACCCTGTTCCTCGTCCTCGGTACGGCTGTGGTCGTGGTGCTGCGCTATGGCTTCGGCATTGGCGCCACCGCTCTGCAAGAGGGCGTGCTCTACGCTCATGCGCTGGTGTTCATGGGCGCCGCTGCCTGGGTTCTGCAGCGTAACGGCCACGTGCGCGTGGACATCTTCTTCCAGAAATTCAGCGGTCGTCGTCAGGCAGTGGTGGAGCTGCTTGGCAGTCTGTTCCTGCTCCTGCCGGTGTGTCTGTACCTGGGCTGGGCCAGCTGGGATTACGTGACCAACTCCTGGGCGACCAAGGAAATTTCCAATGAAACCGGCGGGCTGCGGTTCGTCTACCTGCAAAAGAGCATCATCCTGCTATTGGCAGTGGGCATGAGCCTGCAAGGCCTGTCCAACCTGATCAAGGCTGCGTACGTCATCGCTGGCCGCATCCCGGCGCCGGAGGTGAAACATGGCTGA
- a CDS encoding nucleoside recognition domain-containing protein: MLNGLWLSFFLVAAVAGFSRWLIGDDPTVFGAMVESLFAMAKLSVEVMVLLFGTMTLWLGLLRIAEQAGLVDALARVLGPLFARLMPEVPRGHPALGLITMNFAANGLGLDNAATPIGLKAMRSLQELNPDKLTASNAQILFLVLNASSLTVLPVSIFMYRVQQGAEDPTLVFLPILLATSASTLVGLLSVALMQRLRLWDPVVLAYLIPGALLLGGFMALLAGLSATALAALSSLLGNLTLFGVILAFLVVGALRKVKVYEQFIEGAREGFDIAKSLLPYLVAMLCAIGVLRASGALEFGLDGIRWMVEAFGWDTRFVEALPTALVKPFSGSAARAMLIETMQSHGVDSFPALAAAIIQGSTETTFYVLAVYFGAVGIQRARHAVGCALLAELAGVIAAITVTYWFFG, encoded by the coding sequence ATGCTCAATGGCCTGTGGCTGAGCTTTTTTCTGGTGGCAGCAGTCGCGGGCTTTTCCCGCTGGCTGATCGGCGATGACCCGACGGTGTTCGGTGCCATGGTCGAAAGCCTGTTCGCCATGGCCAAGCTTTCGGTGGAAGTGATGGTGCTGTTGTTCGGCACCATGACCCTGTGGCTCGGCCTGCTGAGAATCGCCGAGCAAGCCGGCCTGGTGGATGCGCTGGCGCGCGTACTGGGCCCGCTGTTCGCCCGCCTGATGCCGGAAGTACCGCGCGGCCATCCCGCGCTCGGGCTGATCACCATGAACTTCGCCGCCAATGGCCTGGGCCTGGACAACGCCGCCACGCCCATCGGCCTCAAGGCCATGCGCAGCCTGCAGGAGCTGAACCCGGACAAGCTCACGGCCAGCAACGCGCAGATTCTCTTTCTGGTGCTCAACGCTTCGTCGCTCACCGTGCTGCCGGTATCGATCTTCATGTACCGCGTGCAGCAGGGCGCCGAAGACCCAACCCTGGTATTCCTGCCGATTCTTCTGGCGACCAGCGCCTCGACCCTGGTCGGCCTGCTGTCGGTGGCCCTGATGCAGCGCCTGCGACTATGGGATCCGGTGGTGCTGGCCTATCTGATTCCCGGTGCACTGCTGCTCGGCGGCTTCATGGCGCTGCTGGCCGGCCTGAGCGCCACGGCACTGGCGGCGCTGTCATCGCTGCTCGGCAACCTGACGCTGTTTGGGGTGATCCTGGCCTTCCTGGTAGTCGGTGCGCTGCGCAAGGTCAAGGTCTACGAGCAGTTTATCGAGGGCGCGCGCGAAGGCTTCGACATCGCCAAGAGCCTGCTGCCATACCTGGTGGCGATGCTCTGCGCCATTGGTGTGCTGCGCGCCTCGGGCGCCCTGGAGTTCGGTCTCGACGGCATCCGCTGGATGGTCGAGGCCTTCGGCTGGGACACCCGCTTCGTCGAGGCGCTGCCCACCGCGCTGGTCAAGCCGTTCTCCGGCAGCGCGGCACGCGCCATGCTGATCGAGACCATGCAAAGCCATGGTGTGGACAGCTTCCCGGCGCTGGCCGCGGCGATCATCCAGGGCAGTACGGAAACCACCTTCTACGTGCTGGCAGTGTACTTCGGCGCGGTCGGTATCCAGCGTGCACGCCACGCCGTAGGCTGCGCCTTGCTGGCGGAGCTGGCCGGGGTGATCGCCGCGATCACCGTCACCTACTGGTTCTTCGGCTGA
- a CDS encoding dodecin, which produces MSTQHTYKKIEIVGSSRTSIEDAIENALAECAKSVRNMDWFEVVDTRGHIEDGKVGHYQVTLKVGFRLSGS; this is translated from the coding sequence ATGTCCACCCAGCATACCTATAAGAAGATCGAGATCGTCGGCTCGTCCCGTACCAGCATCGAGGATGCCATCGAGAACGCTTTGGCCGAATGTGCCAAGAGCGTGCGCAATATGGATTGGTTCGAGGTCGTCGACACCCGTGGGCATATCGAGGACGGCAAGGTCGGCCACTATCAGGTGACGCTCAAGGTCGGCTTTCGCCTCAGCGGTAGCTGA
- a CDS encoding TRAP transporter substrate-binding protein, with translation MKRRDILAAAGVGLAATALAGCKEDSKNAAAPQEGSSSQTFTWKMVTSWPKNFPGVGVGAERFAKLVDEMSNGRLKVRIYAAGELVPALEVFDAVSRGTAELGHGAPYYWKGKVPAAQFFCALPFGPNAQEMNAWLHHGGGIKLWEEVYKPFGVLPMACGNTGVQTAGWFNKEINSVDDFKGLKMRTPGLGGEVLTKMGGTVVNMPAGEIFTALQTGAIDATEWIGPYNDLALGLHKAAKHYYTPGWQEPSVLFELDVNLKAWETLPPDLQAIVRAAARDVNGDMLDDYNAKNMEAMEQLKSEGVDVRRLPDEVLARLKEVAAEVVETSANADPAAKKVWEHQKAYLQRLYDYAESNEKDIYNIRG, from the coding sequence ATGAAACGTCGCGACATACTCGCCGCAGCGGGTGTAGGCCTTGCAGCAACCGCCCTCGCAGGTTGCAAAGAAGACTCGAAAAACGCCGCAGCGCCTCAAGAGGGCTCGAGTTCTCAAACCTTCACCTGGAAAATGGTCACCTCCTGGCCGAAAAACTTCCCTGGCGTGGGCGTAGGCGCAGAGCGCTTCGCCAAGCTGGTCGATGAAATGAGTAATGGTCGCCTGAAGGTTCGCATCTATGCGGCTGGCGAACTGGTTCCGGCGCTGGAAGTCTTCGACGCCGTTTCCCGCGGTACCGCCGAACTGGGGCACGGCGCACCGTACTACTGGAAGGGCAAGGTACCGGCGGCACAGTTCTTCTGCGCCCTGCCGTTCGGCCCCAATGCTCAGGAAATGAACGCCTGGCTGCACCACGGCGGCGGCATCAAGCTGTGGGAAGAGGTGTACAAACCATTTGGCGTACTGCCGATGGCGTGCGGTAACACTGGCGTACAGACCGCTGGCTGGTTCAACAAGGAAATCAATTCGGTCGATGATTTCAAAGGCCTGAAGATGCGCACCCCGGGCCTGGGCGGCGAAGTGCTGACCAAGATGGGCGGCACCGTGGTCAACATGCCGGCGGGTGAAATCTTCACTGCCCTGCAGACTGGCGCCATCGACGCCACCGAGTGGATCGGCCCGTACAACGACCTGGCTCTGGGCCTGCACAAGGCTGCCAAGCACTACTACACCCCGGGCTGGCAGGAGCCGAGCGTACTGTTCGAGCTGGACGTCAACCTGAAGGCCTGGGAAACCCTGCCGCCGGATCTGCAAGCCATCGTTCGCGCCGCTGCCCGCGACGTCAACGGCGACATGCTCGACGACTACAACGCCAAGAACATGGAGGCCATGGAGCAGCTCAAGTCCGAGGGCGTCGATGTCCGTCGCCTGCCTGACGAAGTATTGGCCCGCCTGAAGGAAGTGGCTGCCGAAGTGGTCGAGACCTCGGCCAACGCCGACCCGGCCGCGAAGAAAGTCTGGGAACACCAGAAAGCCTATCTGCAGCGTCTGTACGACTATGCAGAAAGCAACGAGAAAGACATCTACAACATCCGCGGCTGA
- a CDS encoding FecR domain-containing protein, producing MNAAEQRLALRDAAHWHARLGAAPSCAQTQQQWQAWHRQSALHQWAWQRLEDLQAELQGLPGPLARRAMGASVQATRRTLLKGLVLGLGVSSLAWTGYRQSPIWLADQRTATGERRSLTLQDGTRLILNTASAVDIRFDAQQRLIILRAGEILIETAKDSRPFKVRSAHGEMRALGTRFNVRQHEDRTTLSVLEHAVAVRNAPGREEVRVESGMGLDFAAGALATPHPIDLNHSTWSQGRLVIDDWRLDRTLAELQRYRPGVIVCADDVAGLRLSGAYPLDDIDRALSAIAQALPVRIETRTRYWVSIKARK from the coding sequence GTGAACGCCGCCGAACAGCGCCTGGCGCTGCGCGATGCCGCCCACTGGCATGCCCGCCTCGGCGCCGCCCCGAGCTGCGCGCAGACGCAGCAGCAATGGCAGGCCTGGCACCGGCAGAGCGCCTTGCACCAATGGGCCTGGCAGCGCCTGGAAGACCTGCAGGCCGAACTCCAGGGCCTGCCTGGGCCGCTGGCGCGCCGCGCCATGGGAGCGAGCGTGCAGGCGACTCGGCGCACCCTGCTCAAGGGCCTGGTGCTCGGCCTGGGCGTTTCCAGCCTGGCCTGGACGGGCTACCGGCAGAGTCCGATCTGGCTGGCCGACCAACGCACCGCCACCGGCGAACGGCGTAGCCTGACCCTGCAGGATGGCACCCGCCTGATCCTCAACACCGCCAGCGCGGTGGATATCCGCTTCGACGCCCAGCAACGGCTAATCATTCTGCGTGCCGGTGAAATCCTTATCGAGACGGCCAAGGATTCGCGCCCGTTCAAGGTGCGCAGCGCCCATGGCGAGATGCGCGCTTTGGGCACGCGCTTTAACGTGCGTCAGCATGAAGATCGCACCACGCTCAGCGTGCTGGAGCATGCCGTCGCCGTGCGTAACGCACCGGGCCGTGAAGAAGTCCGTGTCGAGAGCGGCATGGGGCTGGACTTCGCTGCTGGCGCACTGGCAACCCCGCACCCCATCGACCTTAATCACAGTACCTGGAGCCAAGGACGCCTGGTGATCGATGACTGGCGCCTGGATCGTACCCTGGCCGAACTGCAGCGCTACCGTCCTGGTGTCATCGTTTGTGCCGATGACGTTGCCGGTTTGCGTCTTTCCGGCGCCTACCCGTTGGACGATATCGACCGTGCCCTGAGCGCCATCGCCCAGGCGCTGCCGGTGCGCATCGAGACCCGCACGCGCTATTGGGTAAGCATCAAAGCGCGCAAGTGA
- a CDS encoding TonB-dependent receptor has protein sequence MSHIHQHARKPLAIAILGATLALNAGFILPLLSDASKAHAEEAVKTYAIAAGTLGSVLSRFANEAGVVLSFDATLTNGKQSPGLQGSYSVEQGFAQLLVGSGLQAVASGSSDFSIIPASNSGNALELSVMSISGKAPGSITEGTGSYTTGSTSSSTRLNLSLQETPQSITVLTQQRMEDQNLDNLPDALSATTGVIVKPFSGGGDGPQIWARGSNIRNYQVDGVPSSASMSNYVQSTALYDRVEIVKGATGMMSGLGNPSATVNMIRKRPTFEPQLKLNVEAGSWDRYGSMADVSGPLTESGNLRGRFVADYKNQHGWTDNFEQEYQTLYGIVEADLSESTILTLGASQIKRKSTSQTNTFPVYYSNGQPTGADAGDNDSPGWAYYDHELQNVFTSIEHQFDSGWSLKSEFSHADYKHDATGAGLSGAANQATNTMPGLVFQRYIGHSEQDSLDTYVTGPFSLLGREHELIGGFTLSQLDTYAPSTTRISPAFSNLNLDSWTDDVPKPSFTKSGKSDTREDQRSAFVSTRLHLSDDTKLLLGSRVIDWKNSREAVTYSTGARTKTTDKRSGIFIPYAGIVHDLDETWAIYASYTKIFQPHDYLTNLYSNSPIDPTEGTSYETGIKARFNDGALNASLSLFRTEQENLAVWDAISFSYIGTKATTEGVELELAGELAEGWQFSSGYAYSESRNDDDERILPRVPLHSLKTFTTYRLPGTLDKFTIGGGFNWESRTHDNAFVEQGSYMLVNLLGRYDINEHLSASISVNNLFNKEYYLAIAGNMAAFGAPRNVMTSLSYTY, from the coding sequence ATGTCGCATATCCACCAGCACGCCAGAAAGCCTCTGGCCATCGCCATCCTCGGCGCCACCCTGGCTCTGAACGCTGGCTTTATCCTGCCGCTGTTGAGCGACGCCAGCAAGGCCCACGCCGAAGAGGCGGTAAAGACCTACGCCATAGCCGCTGGGACCCTGGGCTCGGTGCTTAGCCGTTTCGCCAACGAGGCGGGTGTAGTGCTGTCGTTCGATGCGACGCTTACCAATGGCAAGCAAAGCCCAGGTTTGCAGGGCAGCTATAGCGTGGAACAGGGTTTTGCACAGTTGTTGGTGGGTAGCGGGTTGCAGGCGGTCGCCAGCGGCTCGAGTGATTTCAGCATCATCCCAGCGAGCAACAGCGGTAACGCCCTGGAACTGTCGGTGATGAGTATTTCCGGCAAGGCACCGGGTTCGATCACCGAGGGCACCGGTAGCTACACCACTGGCTCGACCAGCAGTTCCACGAGGCTCAACCTGTCGCTGCAGGAAACCCCGCAGTCGATCACCGTGCTGACCCAGCAGCGCATGGAAGACCAGAATCTGGACAACCTGCCCGATGCGCTCAGCGCGACCACCGGGGTAATCGTCAAACCCTTCTCCGGCGGTGGCGACGGCCCGCAGATCTGGGCGCGCGGCTCGAACATCCGCAACTACCAGGTCGATGGCGTGCCCAGTTCGGCATCCATGTCGAACTACGTGCAGAGTACCGCCCTGTACGACCGGGTCGAGATCGTCAAAGGTGCCACCGGCATGATGAGCGGCCTGGGCAACCCATCCGCTACCGTCAACATGATCCGCAAGCGGCCGACCTTCGAGCCGCAGCTAAAGCTCAACGTGGAGGCAGGCAGTTGGGATCGCTACGGCAGCATGGCCGATGTCTCCGGCCCGCTGACCGAAAGCGGCAACCTGCGCGGGCGTTTCGTCGCCGACTACAAGAACCAGCATGGCTGGACCGACAACTTCGAGCAGGAGTACCAGACGCTCTACGGCATCGTCGAGGCGGACCTGAGCGAGTCGACCATACTCACCCTCGGCGCCAGCCAGATAAAGCGCAAGAGCACGTCGCAGACCAACACCTTCCCGGTGTACTACAGCAACGGTCAGCCCACCGGCGCCGACGCTGGCGATAACGACAGCCCAGGCTGGGCCTACTACGACCACGAGCTGCAGAACGTCTTCACCTCCATCGAACATCAGTTCGACTCCGGCTGGAGCCTGAAGAGCGAGTTCAGCCACGCCGACTACAAGCATGACGCCACTGGCGCGGGGCTGAGCGGAGCGGCCAATCAGGCGACCAATACCATGCCCGGCCTGGTGTTCCAGCGTTATATCGGGCACAGCGAGCAGGACAGCCTGGATACCTACGTCACCGGGCCATTCTCGCTATTGGGCCGCGAGCATGAGTTGATCGGCGGCTTCACGCTTTCGCAACTCGACACCTATGCACCCAGCACGACCCGGATCTCGCCGGCGTTCAGCAACCTCAATCTGGATAGCTGGACCGACGATGTACCCAAGCCGTCCTTCACCAAGAGCGGCAAGTCGGATACCCGGGAAGACCAGCGCAGCGCCTTTGTCAGCACACGGCTGCACCTGAGCGACGACACCAAGTTGCTGCTCGGCAGCCGCGTGATTGACTGGAAGAACAGCCGCGAGGCGGTCACCTACAGCACCGGCGCTCGCACCAAGACGACGGACAAACGCAGTGGGATCTTTATCCCCTATGCCGGTATCGTTCACGATCTCGATGAAACCTGGGCGATCTATGCCAGCTACACCAAGATCTTCCAGCCGCATGACTACTTGACCAATCTGTACTCCAACTCGCCCATCGACCCCACCGAGGGCACCAGCTACGAAACCGGCATCAAGGCCCGTTTCAATGACGGCGCCCTCAACGCCAGTCTTTCCCTGTTCAGGACCGAGCAGGAAAATCTGGCGGTATGGGACGCCATCTCTTTCTCCTACATAGGCACCAAAGCCACCACCGAAGGCGTGGAACTGGAGTTGGCCGGCGAACTGGCCGAAGGCTGGCAGTTCAGCAGCGGCTATGCCTACAGCGAAAGCCGCAACGACGACGATGAGCGCATCCTCCCGCGAGTGCCGCTGCACAGCCTGAAGACCTTCACCACCTACCGGCTGCCGGGCACGCTGGACAAGTTCACCATCGGCGGTGGCTTCAACTGGGAAAGCCGCACCCACGACAACGCCTTCGTCGAGCAGGGCAGTTACATGCTGGTCAACCTGCTGGGCCGCTACGACATCAACGAGCACCTATCGGCGTCGATCAGCGTCAACAACCTGTTCAACAAGGAGTACTACCTGGCCATCGCCGGCAACATGGCCGCGTTCGGCGCGCCACGTAACGTGATGACCTCCCTGAGCTACACCTACTGA
- a CDS encoding acyl-CoA thioesterase, with amino-acid sequence MNDYEQEDPIPQGDLALQITALPRETNGFGDIYGGWLVSQMDLAGTAMASKIAGGRVATVAIDRMAFLVPVAVGAQLSFYTQALEVGRSSIQMMVEVWSDDPLSNEWRKVTEAVFVFVAIDGSGRTRPVPPRRG; translated from the coding sequence ATGAACGACTACGAACAGGAAGATCCGATCCCCCAGGGCGACCTTGCCCTGCAGATCACCGCCTTGCCGCGCGAGACCAATGGTTTCGGGGATATCTATGGCGGCTGGCTGGTATCGCAGATGGATCTGGCCGGCACCGCCATGGCCAGCAAGATCGCCGGTGGTCGCGTCGCTACGGTAGCCATCGATCGCATGGCCTTTCTCGTACCGGTTGCCGTGGGTGCGCAGTTGTCGTTCTACACGCAGGCGCTGGAAGTGGGGCGTAGCTCGATCCAGATGATGGTCGAGGTGTGGAGCGACGATCCGTTGTCCAATGAATGGCGCAAGGTCACCGAGGCGGTGTTCGTTTTTGTCGCCATCGATGGCAGCGGCCGCACTCGTCCGGTACCGCCACGGCGCGGCTGA
- a CDS encoding inhibitor of vertebrate lysozyme family protein has protein sequence MQSIHAIAAALLLGGALAAQAADRDATFHPAELLTSNAENRNAWQDVVKNEERLPDWLMNLSGLSTPMQSVEADGDRYLVGQVCEVQNCFSQRVYVAFEWNDDDAYALYVQVPQGLPEDRAPSEHASLRWLGEPDEEVQQMLMEQLRSDPNWY, from the coding sequence ATGCAGTCAATCCACGCCATTGCCGCCGCCCTGTTGCTGGGCGGCGCCCTGGCGGCCCAGGCCGCCGACCGTGATGCCACCTTTCACCCTGCCGAGCTGCTGACCAGCAATGCCGAGAACCGCAATGCCTGGCAGGACGTGGTGAAGAACGAGGAACGCCTGCCAGACTGGCTGATGAACCTCAGCGGCCTGTCGACACCTATGCAGTCGGTGGAAGCCGACGGTGATCGCTATCTGGTCGGCCAGGTCTGCGAGGTGCAGAACTGCTTCAGCCAGCGGGTCTACGTCGCCTTCGAATGGAATGATGACGACGCCTACGCACTTTATGTGCAGGTGCCTCAAGGCCTGCCGGAAGACCGTGCGCCCAGCGAACATGCCAGCCTGCGCTGGTTGGGTGAGCCGGACGAGGAAGTCCAGCAGATGCTGATGGAACAGCTGCGCAGCGACCCCAACTGGTACTAG